The DNA segment TTGTGGCGGTCGCGGCGGGTCAGGGTCTTGAAGACGTCCGGGCGCAGGGTGTCGAGGGAGACGTTGACCCGGTCCAGGCCCGCCTGCTTCAGGGCGGCGGCGGTCCGCTTGAGACCGATGCCGTTGGTGGTGATCGACATCTGGGGGCGCGGGGCGAGGGCCGCGACGCGCTCGACGATGCCCACGACGCCGGGGCGCAGCAGCGGCTCGCCGCCGGTGAAGCGGACCTCCTCGATGCCGAGCAGGCGTACCGCGATGTCGATCAGGCGGACGATCTCGTCGTCCGTGAGCAGATCGGGCTTCGCCAGCCACTGCAGGCCCTCCTCGGGCATGCAGTAGGTGCAGCGCAGATTGCACCGGTCGGTCAGCGAGACCCTCAGGTCGGTGGCCACTCGGCCATAGGTGTCGATGAGCACGTGGGCCCCCTCCCTCGTTCTTCGGTACGGAGCGTTCATCTCCTGCCACCTGCGAGCCTACGCGAGACCACCGACATCGACAGCCGCTCAGCCCCCGTGCGATACGACGAAGCCGCGTCGCGGGGACCGTGCGGGCCCCGCGGCGCGGCTGATGTCGCGGATCTCAGTGCGCTCCGGTGCCGGTCAGGGACCGTACCTCCAGTTCGGCGTACTTGCCGGCGTCCGGGACCTCCTTGGACAGCAGGGTGCCCACCACGCCCAGCAGGAAGCCGACCGGGATCGAGATGATTCCCGGGTTCTCCAGCGGGAACCAGTGGAAGTCGGCGTCGGGGAACATCGAGGTGGGTTTGCCCGACACGACCGGCGAGAACAGCACCAGGCCGACCGCGGTGACCAGGCCGCCGTAGATCGACCACAGGGCGCCGGAGGTGGTGAACCGCTTCCAGAACAGGCTGTAGAGGAGGGTCGGCAGGTTCGCGGAGGCGGCGACGGCGAAGGCGAGGGCCACCAGGCCGGCCACGTTCAGGTCGCGGGAGAGGGTGCCCAGGACGATCGAGACGGCGCCGATGCCGACGGTCGCGTACCGGGCCGCGTTGATCTCCTGCTTCTCCGTCGCCTGGCCCTTCCTGATGACGTTGGCGTAGATGTCGTGGGCGAACGACGAGGACGAGGCCAGGGTGAGGCCGGCGACGACCGCGAGGATGGTGGCGAAGGCGACCGCGGAGATGGTGGCCAGCAGGATGGCGCCCCAGCTGGAGTCCACGCCCCCGAGGTGCAGCGCGAGCAGGGGGGCGGCGGTGTTGCCCGCCTTGTTGGAGGCGATGATCTCGTCCGGCTTGATCAGCGCGGCCGCGCCGAAGCCGAGGGCGAGGGTCATCAGGTAGAAGGCGCCGATCAGGCCGATCGCCCAGATCACGGACTTGCGGGCGGCCTTGGCGGTCGGGACCGTGTAGAAGCGGATCAGGATGTGCGGCAGGCCCGCGGTGCCGAGGACCAGGGCGATGCCGAGGGAGAGGAAGTCCAGCTTGGTGGTGCCGGTGGCGCCGTACTTCAGGCCGGGCTCCAGGAACGCCGAGCCCTTGCCGCTGTTGTCGGCGGCCTTGCCGAGCAGGTCCGAGACGTCGAAGTGGAACTTCAGCAGGACCAGGAAGGTCAGCAGGACGGCACCGGCGATCAGCAGGACCGCCTTGACCATCTGGACCCAGGTGGTGCCCTTCATGCCGCCGATGGTGACGTACACGATCATCAGGACGCCGACCAGGGCGACGATGCCGATCTTGCCGCCGTCGCTGGTGATGCCCAGGAGCAGGGAGACGAGGACGCCCGCGCCGGCCATCTGGGCGAGCAGGTAGAAGATCGACACGACGATGGTGGAGACGCCGGCGGCCGTACGGACGGGCCGCTGGCGCATCCGGTAGGCCAGGACGTCGCCCATCGTGTAGCGGCCGGAGTTGCGCAGCGGCTCGGCGACCAGGAGCAGGGCGACCAGCCAGGCGACCAGGAAGCCGATGGAGTACAGGAAGCCGTCGTAGCCGAACAGGGCGATGGCGCCGGCGATGCCGAGGAAGGACGCGGCGGACATGTAGTCGCCGGAGACGGCGAGGCCGTTCTGGAAGCCTGTGAACTGCCGTCCGCCGGCGTAGAAGTCGGCGGCGTCCTTGGTCTGGCGGCCGGCCCAGACGGTGATAACGAGGGTCGCGGCGACGAACACCGCGAACAGTGTGATGATCAGCGGCCGGTGTTCGCTCGCCTCGCCGGCGGCGAGCAGGGTGTGCTGTGCGGGGCTCATGCGCCGCCCTCCATCCGGGACTTGATGGCCTCGGCCTTGGGGTCGAGCTTGGCGGCGGCGTGGCGCGCGTACCACCAGGCGATGAGGAACGTGGTGAGGAACTGAGCGAGGCCCAGGACGAGGGCCACGTTGATGTTGCCGGCCACCTTGGTGCCCATGAAGCCGCCCGCGTAGTTGGAGAGCAGGACGTACAGCAGGTACCAGGCGATGAAGGCGATGGTCAGCGGGAAGGCGAAGGAGCGGTGCGCGCGGCGCAGTTCACCGAACTCCGCGCTGTGCTGCACCTCGGTGAACTCCTCGGTGGAGGGAAG comes from the Streptomyces sp. NBC_00820 genome and includes:
- a CDS encoding solute symporter family protein, with protein sequence MSPAQHTLLAAGEASEHRPLIITLFAVFVAATLVITVWAGRQTKDAADFYAGGRQFTGFQNGLAVSGDYMSAASFLGIAGAIALFGYDGFLYSIGFLVAWLVALLLVAEPLRNSGRYTMGDVLAYRMRQRPVRTAAGVSTIVVSIFYLLAQMAGAGVLVSLLLGITSDGGKIGIVALVGVLMIVYVTIGGMKGTTWVQMVKAVLLIAGAVLLTFLVLLKFHFDVSDLLGKAADNSGKGSAFLEPGLKYGATGTTKLDFLSLGIALVLGTAGLPHILIRFYTVPTAKAARKSVIWAIGLIGAFYLMTLALGFGAAALIKPDEIIASNKAGNTAAPLLALHLGGVDSSWGAILLATISAVAFATILAVVAGLTLASSSSFAHDIYANVIRKGQATEKQEINAARYATVGIGAVSIVLGTLSRDLNVAGLVALAFAVAASANLPTLLYSLFWKRFTTSGALWSIYGGLVTAVGLVLFSPVVSGKPTSMFPDADFHWFPLENPGIISIPVGFLLGVVGTLLSKEVPDAGKYAELEVRSLTGTGAH
- a CDS encoding DUF485 domain-containing protein, with amino-acid sequence MATETPPPAKSPAHLPSTEEFTEVQHSAEFGELRRAHRSFAFPLTIAFIAWYLLYVLLSNYAGGFMGTKVAGNINVALVLGLAQFLTTFLIAWWYARHAAAKLDPKAEAIKSRMEGGA